A genomic region of Oncorhynchus mykiss isolate Arlee chromosome 2, USDA_OmykA_1.1, whole genome shotgun sequence contains the following coding sequences:
- the fem1b gene encoding protein fem-1 homolog B: protein MDSLAGYVYKAAAEGRVLTLAALLLNHSEAETRYLLSYVTHLAGQRSTPLIIASRNGHDKVVRLLLDHYKVDTEQTGTVRFDGYVIDGATALWCSAGAGHFEVVRQLVCHQANVNHTTVTNSTPLRAACFDGRLDIVKYLVEHQANIGIANKYDNTCLMIAAYKGHTDVVGFLLEHGADPNAKAHCGATALHFAAEAGHLDIVKELVRCQAAMVVNGHGMTPLKVAAESCKADVVELLLLHAECDPHSRIEALELLGASFANDRENYDILKTYHYLYLAMLERHRDLGALIAKELLPPIEAYGGRGECRTPQELEAIRADRNALHMEGLMVRERILGSDNIDVSHPIIYRGAVYADNMEFDQCIKLWLHALLLRQKGNRNTHKDLLRFAQVFSQMVHLKEPVGAEPVKQVLHCSVLEIQRSMARVEAAPEAELHTAMDNYESNVFTFLYLVCISTKTVCGEEERARINKQIYNLIQLDPRSREGSSLLHLAISSSTPVDDFHTNDVCTFPNAQVTKLLLDCGAQVNAVDHEGNSPLHIIVQYNRPISDFLTLHAIIISLVEAGAHTDMTNKQKKTPLDKSTTGVSEILLKTQMKMSLKCLASRAVRQHQITYRNQIPKTLEEFVEFH, encoded by the exons ATGGACTCGCTTGCCGGGTACGTATACAAAGCGGCTGCTGAGGGCCGAGTCCTGACGTTGGCCGCCCTGCTGCTCAACCACTCCGAGGCTGAGACACGATATTTACTCAGTTACGTGACCCACCTCGCTGGCCAACGGTCAACTCCTCTCATCATTGCATCTCGAAACGGACACGACAAAGTTGTGAGGCTGCTGCTGGATCACTACAAGGTGGATACTGAACAGACTGGCACAGTCAGATTTGACGG GTATGTCATTGATGGGGCCACCGCCTTGTGGTGTTCGGCTGGCGCAGGACACTTTGAGGTGGTCCGCCAGTTGGTGTGCCACCAGGCGAATGTCAACCACACCACTGTCACCAACTCCACCCCCCTGAGAGCGGCCTGCTTTGACGGGCGCCTGGACATTGTGAAATACCTGGTGGAACACCAGGCCAACATCGGCATCGCCAACAAGTATGATAACACCTGCCTGATGATCGCCGCCTACAAGGGCCACACGGACGTGGTGGGCTTTCTGCTGGAGCATGGCGCTGACCCCAATGCCAAGGCCCACTGCGGGGCCACAGCCCTGCACTTTGCTGCTGAGGCAGGCCACCTGGACATCGTGAAGGAGCTGGTGCGCTGCCAGGCAGCCATGGTGGTGAACGGCCATGGCATGACACCGCTCAAAGTGGCGGCGGAGAGCTGCAAGGCGGACGTGGTGGAGTTGCTGCTGTTGCACGCCGAGTGTGACCCACACAGCCGCATCGAGGCTCTGGAGCTCCTGGGTGCCTCGTTCGCCAACGACCGGGAGAACTATGACATCCTCAAGacctaccactacctctacctggccatgctGGAGCGCCACCGCGATCTCGGCGCGCTCATCGCCAAGGAGCTGCTGCCACCCATCGAGGCCTACGGCGGTAGGGGCGAGTGCCGCACCCCGCAGGAGCTGGAGGCCATCCGGGCGGACCGCAATGCGCTGCACATGGAGGGTCTGATGGTGCGCGAGCGCATCCTGGGCTCGGACAACATCGACGTGTCACACCCTATCATCTACCGGGGTGCCGTGTATGCCGACAACATGGAGTTCGACCAGTGCATCAAGCTGTGGCTGCACGCGCTGCTCCTGCGCCAGAAGGGCAACCGCAACACTCACAAGGACCTGCTGCGCTTCGCCCAGGTCTTTTCGCAGATGGTGCACCTGAAGGAGCCGGTGGGGGCGGAGCCAGTGAAGCAGGTGCTGCACTGCAGCGTGCTGGAGATCCAGAGGAGCATGGCCAGGGTGGAAGCAGCGCCTGAGGCCGAGCTTCACACGGCCATGGACAACTACGAGTCCAACGTGTTCACCTTTCTTTACCTGGTGTGCATCAGCACCAAGACAGTGTGTGGTGAGGAGGAGCGCGCCCGCATCAACAAGCAGATCTACAACCTGATCCAGCTGGACCCGCGCTCGCGGGAGGGCTCGTCCCTCTTGCACCTGGCCATCAGCTCCAGCACTCCAGTGGACGACTTCCACACCAACGATGTGTGCACCTTTCCCAACGCGCAGGTAACCAAGCTGCTGCTGGACTGCGGCGCGCAGGTGAACGCGGTGGACCACGAGGGCAACAGTCCGCTGCACATCATTGTGCAGTACAACCGGCCCATCAGCGACTTCCTGACGCTGCACGCCATCATCATCAGCCTGGTGGAAGCGGGCGCCCACACTGACATGACCAACAAGCAAAAGAAGACGCCACTGGACAAGAGCACCACGGGAGTGTCGGAGATCCTGCTCAAGACCCAGATGAAGATGAGCCTCAAGTGCCTGGCGTCGCGGGCCGTTCGCCAGCACCAAATCACATACCGCAACCAGATCCCTAAGACTCTGGAGGAGTTTGTGGAGTTCCACTGA